The nucleotide sequence gaaaagttagagagacagttccaatggaagctctgaatgtgccccttcctcccttagtttcgagtataggctatgctttgattgtccgatagcaaaattagtgaacgcacatgaaatgaatgaaagaatgagaaatcccccatcgctgattatgatttctgatattttgtagacatccagatggttgttaagagatgctgagctggagtcttgtgtattggatcggttgtgtggggtcgagttgtgatgagccctcactggagatcaagcttaccattataggcacttgttgagtcgtatagatttcgtatttaccgacaacacccttagagatgacgacttgttgaacctgagttactgttcacgtaattgacaaggtttaaagtgttccagaagataaaatgttacacactaaccttccgttctagtagttgctgtctcgtctggtttgtcaaaggtgacgaggtttagtaagtagtttgtgattatgtcaatgtttttcggtatgcagtagagaacgagagattgataaattttagggtaccttgacaagacatgcggagaggccggcggtgtctctgtgatcggtatctgcatccagatttagaatttagcattcaactacttcagatcggatcaatacttacataattgtatctactgattaggacgtttaatagaataggttgtttggtctgtccttcttgcgaaggaatattgtgaggagcaggctcatgctgagcggtgccttatctggtaatttcagcatttcggtttatttggtcagcgttagacagtcaagagtgttaaaacgctgaataaagcacggcgttgaagggacaagcaccggcttggaggtgaatggcagacgcatccctggaaccattgtcaggtaacaggttgacctccgcagtctgatgacgcctgccactgcctaagatacgctcaaaggcagcctccgtagaatttgctgagtggaaagtcacttgactttgctattcttatttggtcagcgctagacagtcaagagtgttaagacgctgattaaagcacggcgttgcaggtgcaggggcaagcaccggcttggaggtgaatggcagacgcatccctggaaccattgtcaggtaacaggttgatctccgcagtctgatgacgcctaccactgcctaagatacgctcaaaggcagcctccgtagaatttgctgagtggaaagtcacttgactttgctattcttatttggtcagcgctagacagtcaagagtgttaagaaagacgctgaataaagcacggcgttgcaggtgcaggggcaagcaccggcttggaggtgaatggactgatttggaatccttggctttttgttctaaatcgaagggagttattttgaggcttatgtatttgctttaaagataataagatgtgtaggtaaaggttacttattagtatttgacgatttgtaagaactaatttaatcagtctaagcaaataaagataattattattatgttttgattttgcttgaaatgaccggctagagaaccaaggtcggattattttttagatatcaccagtacgagcacagggtgattttgccgaacaaaaatccagcactgggagggtgctcctcgcacaatgCTTATTAGGCATTTTACCCAGGATACGCTAGtgacatgttcaaattcaaattcaaaaacgtttattgcatgtcacattacaatttatatgttgttgcaaaatagaagtatacatgttcgatgcacttagcacattttgtcatacttattaagcttcttgatttgcaaaaaacattagaatttaataattcaagctgtaagctggctcagtgttgggggtggccgcccagtctactaatagttgtagtttaaagtgctttgttgatgtggtaaagcatttgtaggtgctttattttatgagcacaatgagccttttcaaaggggtatttattaagaaactcgtaccagaaagagttatcgttcgattgtggtgatgctaacaacgtattttgattggtaatgtttgcgattggggctgacggggccgccgttagaattgtataagatggttgtgggtacgttattcaatctatttatacaatatagagattcgcgagaatgctcatttgatcgaaaagagtgttaaaactatcagaatcccacgtacctcgtttcatccgttttgaatctcgccggggtccgagtttctccggtatccgacgctctgggtccacctgctcgtcgtccggaagacactcgtcccctttggcgccaaccaccatcacgtacatgtcgttcgcggtcacacacgcgcggtcaattgcactttttaattttaaacttagtataagaacgttgagaaataaattatttcagtaaaaatctgagcagagtttctgcttacgatgttgctagtttggaagttaaagacgctatgaagaactccgagcaagctcgcccccaggtgactaaaatggcggcaaacggaagtaagtcaaatcaattcctattaaataattgcggaaatgacgtcatttaaggtataaaatggtaaaaaactacaccggaagtagacgcatctctcaccagatgctgtgcatcgtcacatgccgaataataagttatttattacaaatttttgttacattttatgtatttacaatACATAAGTAGttacctaattaataaaaacttgtACGTAGTACAATTAAAGTTATGATTTATCAAACAgggtaaattatattgtaagtaaaattaatataaGTCTGTTGTACTTTGTTCTTGTTCacgtaaactaaaaattatttttatacattatagacttcaaaaacttgaaaatagCTGAAATATTTCATTTAAGGCGTTGGAAAAATAGCTATTAGGGTTTTACTTACAAGACTAAATATTACAATACTCAGTTTAGCTTGAGGGGCTGGGGTCCAATTAATACTGTACTAAGATAACCCATAATGCAAGCATTCTAGTTAAGTACTAGGAATTGTTAAATTTTACTATAGTTTACAAGGATCTCTTAATCGTACAGGTATGTCAGGCTGATCGGAAAACAGACCGTCGATTCCAGCCTCTAGGTATACCCTTATTTCACTTCTTAAATCCCCAGTGGCACTCGGAGAGTCCCCGTTCCTGAATTCAGAGGGTAGGAACGTGTTTTCAGCACGGAACGTGTAAGGGTGGACTTTCAAGCCAGCCGCGTGCGCGTCTTGTACGAATCTAGTAGGCTTCCCGAGCTTATTGTCCGAATCACGAGGTATAATGTAACTTTTATCAGGACCTACTGCATAAGCGTAGTTCGCTACCTCTTTCAATCCTTCTGGAGTAGACATATCGCCATAAGTGAGTCCATTAGGGAGTCCGACTTGATCGAATGGCTTCAGTGATTTGTCGCTTTCGTAGAGTTGCAACAGTCTCAATTTTGTGATCTTTTTCAGCTCTTTCAAGTTACTCACTTCAAAAGACTGGATATAAATTGGGGCTTGTCGACCACGATATCCATTATTATGAAGAGTATTCACCACAAGTTGCTCCATAGGCAGGCCAAGGTTCTTGAAATGCGTGCTGTGTTTGATCTCTGGATAAATTCCTATTACGCGCTGCATGCTCAACTGCATGCTTTTTGCTAAATCGATGATCTCCTGGAATGTAGGGATGCTGAAAGCTCCGTTCAGTCTGGCGTTGCCAGGTCTAATGTCGGGTATGCGTTCTATAGCTCGAAGGGTTTTTATTTCTTCTAACGTGAAATCTTCTGTGAACCAGCCAGTGATCTCGTTTCCGTCAACGGTCTGGTTTTTGCGTCGCGACGCGAACTCTGGGTGCTCTGAGACGTCTGTTGTGAGGCCTAATTCGTTGTCGTGTCGCGCTATGAGTTGCCCGTCTTTCGTCATGACTAGGTCTGGCTCGATGTAGTCGGCGCCCATGGTGATGGCCAGGGCGTATGAGCCAAGGGTGTGTTCAGGCACATAGCCACTGGCTCCACGGTGTCCGATGACCAAGGGGTTGCACTCAGTGACATCGCGTTTCCATGGATATTTAGCTGGTGCTGCAGCGGTGAGAGCCAGCCCTGCTAGTAGCATCCATCCCGTCAGATGCAGCCCCATATTAGCTGAAACGggtttaatttacaaaatgagGAAAATGTCTTGTTTACTTTACTTAAAAACATAGCAATAATTATTGTTAAATAACTACAAGTACGTAGGCATTTAATTGACCTTTAATTTTAAACGGTGAACTATGACAAGTCTTTATCAAGGAGGTCAGTTACTTATTGACCTACATTAATAGAGTAGAAAATTAACAACATTTTaaagaattaattaaaatcacaaaaaataagattcttctaaacctgaagatatttttttaataaaaaatccctaacataaaaataaattcacttACGTTTATTGCACAATCGACACAGCGACTGACTAGAAAAACATCACTTATGTAGATAAATAACAACAAGAGTGTGACGAACGTGAGACAATCTCGATTAGCAAAGTTGTAAGTACGTATGTCAGTACTGTTAGCaacaaaattgttattttatttttataagtacgAGTAATCTATGTATCTCGTGTATTAAGACTGGTGCGTACTACCGCACTTCGACTTAGTATGAACATAACTGTGTGGTAAAGGAAAAAAATGTCGGTATGTTACCTTGTGGTGCCACCTTGattcttattgtaaaattgtAGAGACTTAACCAGAAGATAACtatggcattaattaatgtaaatagaTCGTTCGTGAAAATTCCATCGGAAAATTGTCACAATGTTGAAAAATTACTAGTCAAGTTTAGACACATACATATTGCCTTTAATTAGTTAGGTATCAACAATTGTAATggcataaattaattattgtgaGGGTCACATTTCTTTCACTTCGTTTAAAATCTTTCAAGAAAAATTCGTGGGGATCAAATGTAACGTGCAAATGTCATAcaaataaacttaaatattaattgaaagTTATAAATAGGGAACCtaactaaataatgtaattttttattgtaaaagctAAGATATCTTCGGGCGGGAGTTCACATCCCGGTCAGGTCAAATGTTAAAAGGCATAATTTTATAATGAAAAGATAGGACGGCTTATGTTTAGCACTTACTTAGTTAAAAATTTCGTAATACAGCAGCTATACACCAAATACACCAAACTGACTTCTTAGAGGAAATACAATGAACTGAAAAGACATTGTAAATCTTTATTTATCGTTCATAAAGTGTGTTCAGATGTTAGTGTTTGTATTCATACATATTATTTTCCTTGTATTTACTTATGTATGTACTCGTAAGTAAAATATGCGTTCTATGGCGCGTAATATTCGGAAGTTTTCCGTCTGCTAAGACATTGTTATATTTTAACTCGTATGTTGATaaaccaattttatttaaaatcaaattaacgtgaattttaatttaagaaTAACATGTAGGTAAGCAAATAATGAAATGTCGTTCGCTACTTTTAtagaatcccaactaatattataaatgcgaaagtaactctgtctgtctgtctgtctgtctgtctgtctgttacgctttcccgcttaaacctcgcaaccgattttgatgaaatttggcatagagatagtttgagtcccgggaaagaacataggatagtttttatcccggtttttgaaacagggacgcgcgcgataaaaccCAACAAGACAATTTCTAAATATTAGTTTAAAGTGACCACACATCGTGAATTAAGATGATACAATAATGATTTTGTAACTTACTGTACCTACTTTGGATTGTTTTCAGATAAGAGTGATGCCTTGTTTTATTAGATAGAGTGTGGCCCGTATTAATAAACTTATCTCACTGTGGGTACTGATCTTAAGTAGGAAAtcttaagttaaaaataaatatactaGGTAACTACTTATTTCACATCTTCTAGACTTTGAGATtagttatgactgtatgtaaGTAGAGTTGTAGATAATCTGACATTCTGTCGTGTTATGTTTTCTAGAATTTTGTGATCGCTTCGCTACGTATGTCGTGTTAGTTATACTTATTTTCTAGATGTGATCGCGTATTATTGGTTTTATTAAGTAATTCGAATTGCTAAATTTACGCACGCAATGCTGAGATACGGTATTATTAATTgtattacctacctattattgtacttatacatttttgatagttaatttataattatgtatcaaGTTTTTACGTGTAACGTAgaagaatattattacataGGCCCTATCTATTTTGTCAATATGCACCACATGACCTTTTCGTAACGTATCGATTTTAAAGTGAATAGCCGACCTCTATGTAAAATCAGAACAGTCGTATATTTATTGTTGATTCCGGTTCAGTTAAATTTTTATCTGAAATGCTCGGAGTTTGTGtgtaagtatttaaataaatgaccTTACCTACTCAATGTAAATAAGATATAgagggattactaatgtttggccaaaaaacgtttcccaaattatcacatcgcaaacaacgtttcgcaaactttcatttggcaaattttcatttggcaaaacaacttattgcaaatgtttaattcgcaaatgtcgtttttggcatattattgtttaccaaattattgtttggcaaagtatgttttgccaaatgtttcatttgatGCATAGAATTGAATACAATTTTCATATtgcattctttttatcgaaatttccaaatgattcatcaACAATATAGttaggtgattctagcgctcggcggccgctgccgcggcacgcttcgctcgccttcgcgcgttaatggtcactgttctaacctaacctaacctgctattttctgcaatacctactttctgcaaccatactgttttctgcaatctctttgttttacataaaattcttgtgaaaaccatgatgtgcctatgctttgatttgtgggtaacggtgggtaagtatgtgaagtgtcaatttgacgaaacaaattatttggaatataatacactcggcatcaaataaatcgcacctcccgcgacaagcacttatcaaacgtatgcatccccacttcccaccaaagttggtaccatttgaaagcctagttctaaacttcatttcattaaaggaaaggtttttaccccaaaaatgtgtctttacaaggatccagagtcacttcttcaaaaaataggtagttacgctatagccattttttatgactataaaacagttaagttgggattaatcgctatccatctgttaaagaggacacgtgagatctttatttggttttataaccataaaaatttgtctaattgatcccagaggtgagcccaaagtgaggtctattttcaagtcacatttatggtatatgttaatcatttatttagaaataaaatatatttttctttaaggatatttattgggctttcaaataacaccaatattgttggggtaccataattgtgtcagaagaaaatctttaaagttcgcatCGCGGAaagtgcggtttatttgatgttgagtgtatttggcaaaataaaacgtttgctatatatataaacatttgccaagtaaaatttggccaaatgataatttgaccaaatgaattagttgcgaaaagagcagttgctaaaagttcatttgggaaatgaaactttggcgataagttgtttgcgaagtgaaatttggcgaaaagtaatttggccaaacggaaggataccgaaATAGAGCCTTTATAGCGTGATGCTCGCATGAttatgcgttattttttctgtttCTTATCACCAGACACGCCTACTTGCTGCGAGATATCTAATCATCTAGCTAGTCATaccttacatttttttttaaattttcaaacaaatattattttttattaaatctaatCATCTTTAGTCGATCAgtagatcaagcgccgcaagtggtaCTGGATCGAGAtaaaacgcgaagctcaagaccgaacgcgatggaggactgttgtggacgccctctgccccatctaggggacatagatTCTTAAGAAATCATCTTTAGAATCTATGGAAAAAGTTCTTCATTTAAagccatagctgggcaccgttaatcaaatggctaacttcgttaatcgttaaaccgttaataaaaaaattaacttcgttaaacgttaaaacgttacatttagcaagatttaacgcaagttaacgttaatcgttaatccgttaacacatgtttaaaacgaaaaaagtaattgtatgcaaggttcaaataatttcggaagcaaatcagcttttatggtacctataacgtaagcctaacttttacggtggctttttctgtatattcaatagactaattctacttacgtttaccataaaatctgatttttatgtataatatttgggcaatgattagaagttgtttcgacatcagccacacagttttgacagttccaactccttgccagacagtttttttaggatagctgccaaagcaacgatgacccaaacttcataatccaccaacattctaacctacattgggagcatacgctgactaactttcagcttttataaaatgacgtaggtctggcgttcaccagctcttagtctatagtatctcaatctcagagccttggttcaattacaatacaatttagcaccaaagtgctcgaaaagacaaatccaacaaacccaaacttgataagtttccaccgtttcgtttaggaa is from Ostrinia nubilalis chromosome 2, ilOstNubi1.1, whole genome shotgun sequence and encodes:
- the LOC135082726 gene encoding uncharacterized protein LOC135082726, with the protein product MGLHLTGWMLLAGLALTAAAPAKYPWKRDVTECNPLVIGHRGASGYVPEHTLGSYALAITMGADYIEPDLVMTKDGQLIARHDNELGLTTDVSEHPEFASRRKNQTVDGNEITGWFTEDFTLEEIKTLRAIERIPDIRPGNARLNGAFSIPTFQEIIDLAKSMQLSMQRVIGIYPEIKHSTHFKNLGLPMEQLVVNTLHNNGYRGRQAPIYIQSFEVSNLKELKKITKLRLLQLYESDKSLKPFDQVGLPNGLTYGDMSTPEGLKEVANYAYAVGPDKSYIIPRDSDNKLGKPTRFVQDAHAAGLKVHPYTFRAENTFLPSEFRNGDSPSATGDLRSEIRVYLEAGIDGLFSDQPDIPVRLRDPCKL